A genomic window from Vitis riparia cultivar Riparia Gloire de Montpellier isolate 1030 chromosome 18, EGFV_Vit.rip_1.0, whole genome shotgun sequence includes:
- the LOC117907902 gene encoding WUSCHEL-related homeobox 8-like, with protein sequence MMEWEAQELQQQPQHHNQNQNGVVVGGGSGGLYVKVMTDEQMELLRRQISVYATICEQLVEMHKAITTQQDLAGMRLGNIYCDPLMASAGHKISSRQRWTPTPVQLQILERIFDQGNGTPSKQKIKEITTELTQHGQISETNVYNWFQNRRARSKRKQSVPLPNNADSEVETDVESPKEKKTKPDNIQSHENSALGAENIYFQSPEMGSEMHCLDTQPNKGEPMFPSDRSLRSSGSLGHSSLYETGVPNPRMDQLIGKVEVPGSFSPYRQGGEGFDMVG encoded by the exons ATGATGGAGTGGGAAGCCCAAGAACTCCAGCAGCAGCCGCAGCATCACAATCAGAATCAGAATGGGGTTGTTGTTGGAGGAGGGAGTGGAGGGTTGTACGTGAAGGTGATGACTGATGAGCAAATGGAGCTGCTGAGGCGCCAGATCTCAGTCTACGCCACCATTTGTGAGCAGCTTGTTGAGATGCACAAGGCCATTACTACACAACAGGACCTCGCTG GGATGAGGCTGGGGAATATATACTGTGATCCATTGATGGCATCCGCTGGTCACAAGATCAGTAGCAGGCAGCGGTGGACTCCCACGCCTGTGCAGCTTCAAATTCTTGAGCGAATCTTTGATCAAGGCAATGGGACTCCAAGCAAGCAGAAGATTAAAGAGATAACCACTGAACTGACACAACATGGCCAAATTTCTGAAACCAACGTCTACAATTGGTTCCAGAACAGAAGGGCTCGGTCAAAGAGAAAGCAGTCAGTTCCATTACCGAATAATGCTGATTCAGAAGTAGAGACAGATGTCGAATCTCCAAAAGAGAAGAAGACAAAACCTGATAATATCCAGTCCCATGAGAACTCAGCTCTGGGGGCCGAAAATATATACTTCCAGAGTCCGGAAATGGGAAGTGAAATGCATTGCTTGGATACACAGCCTAACAAAGGGGAGCCCATGTTTCCATCTGATCGCAGTTTAAGATCTTCTGGCAGCTTGGGGCATTCATCTTTGTACGAAACCGGGGTTCCAAATCCAA GAATGGACCAGTTGATCGGTAAAGTGGAAGTTCCTGGTAGCTTTAGTCCTTATCGGCAGGGAGGGGAAGGGTTTGACATGGTTGGATGA